Within Telopea speciosissima isolate NSW1024214 ecotype Mountain lineage chromosome 8, Tspe_v1, whole genome shotgun sequence, the genomic segment ttttttagaaaacccatTGATAAGTGAATTATATGTAACAATGcttgacttcaaattcaaacccatcATTTCATTTTGCAAACTAAGAGCTTCATCAAGCTTGCCTTCGTTGCAAAGACCATTGATGATAGAATTATATGTGATCACATTTGGTTTCAAATCCTGCCTCTTCATCTCCTCAAATAATTTCATTGCTGCAGACATATTCTCATCCTTGCAATACCCATCAATTAGAATGTTGAAAGTTGTCTCATTTGGGCAGATTTTACTTGATACCATCTCTTTCAAAAGGGCATCTGCTTTGTACATTTTGCCCACCCTACCCGTCTTGCAGTATCCATTAATAAGTGTATTATATGTGATTACGGATGGTGAACATCCCCAGCATTTCATGTCCTCGACCAGATCCCTTGCCTTCTGCAATTTTCCAGTCTTACAAAGACCATTGATCAAAGTATTAAAAGTAATAGAATTAGGGGTAATCCTTCGCCTAATCATCTCCTTAAACATAGTCTCCACAGTTGCAACCTTATGTTCCTTGATCAGAGCATTCAACAAAGGATTACACGAAAGAATAGATAACCTAAAATCATAATCCCATGCACGCTGAAAAGCTTCTAAGGCAGAATTCAACTTTGAATTTTTCACATAAGCCAATATCAACATATCAACAATGATCATCGAATTGGAACGAAAGCCATTACTCAATACTGCAATCATATGGAAGAAAGAAACATTGGAGTGCCTCTCACTCTTAACAaaagaattgagtaatgaccTAATTTCCCCATATTTCTTTGCATTTGCCAGCAAGTGCAGTAATCTACAACAGTAATCAAGACAGTACGAGAGTCTAAATTCTTTCTCTGACCACCGAAAATAACTAATGACAATCTCTGGTTCTGCTTCTGATTCAAACAAAAGTTGCAGAAATCTGTTGGGATTTGTTTCTTTAACTAGGCTTCTCAAGTCACGCCAATGTTGTTTTCTCACGAGTTCAGAAACCCAGGATTGATTAAACCCATCTGAGTCAAGACTTTTGTCACTCAAGTATGAATAAGAAAATCTTCTGGGAGGACGATGATTGAGTACAGAAGCTCTAACTATAGACCGACAACGAAATGGAAAGCTCATTGTACATCAATTTTTTTCCATAATGAGAAATGGAATGCCAGAAAAAGGTGAAATCCAATCGGAAAAGGAACACAGTAGTGGCAAATGCacctttccaaaaaaaaaaaaaaaaaccttgaacgAGGTATTCAACTCCAGGGATGAATCGAAAAATAAATCTATATGGGTTCTACACTTCTACCTCCTATTTTTTATGAAGAGAATGAATTTTTTATCGAAGGatcagacaaaaaaaaaaaagggcccgGATCTCCTGCGGGAATGATTTGGAAGGTCCAAAACGAGGGTTTCGAAGCTAATCAGGAGAAACTCAATCGGACAAATCAACATAACACTCTGGTACACACTTAAGAACTCAGAAATCAAGCGTAGCACAGAATTTCATTAGAGTGAGattaagaaaatgaaacatatcataTCGACTTCCTACACAATTTAAAAACTGAGAAATGAGGAGAAACTCTCGAGTGTAGATACCTGATTCAGACTGCAGCAGTAATGAACACTCCACCGGCAGCAAAAGTTTGAACTTAACAAAAGGGGATGGAATTTAGCATAGCACAGAGAAAACTGAAAGGTTTCGTCGTCTTATTTTTAGAAACATCATCTCTTCCACCGTTGGTGTAGAACCGTATAGGctagaagggttttttttttttttttttttttttttttttttaaattttttttgtatcaCGTTCATGTATGTGAACGTACGATAACGGTTCACAgccattcagatggaatccactccatgtgggtcccacagagtgGATTCATCTGAACGTGAACCGTTCTTGTACCTGAACGTGATCCTGGAGACACAGGGGGCAAATGCAATTTTTATCCAGTCCTGTTCCCTGCCCGAACAAGACCGCCCAGTTCCCTCATAGGGGGCgtgaaatgacgacttaacctcccttaggcagtgtgttcgggtagggggttAGGTCGTTATTTTGCACTCCTATTCGGGCAGGGAACAGGAGACGAAAACGATTCAAGgcaaatgaccaccctaccatACCATGAAAGACAGACATGATCGCCCGCTTGATTCTCCCGTGTGTGCTTCCATTAGCTCTGCACGCACAAGGATCACGCTCCCCCACAAGAGACACTTCCCCTTATGAAATATAACAAGTCTACCTaacttctatatttttttttggacaaggTTGGGCACACCACTGGTTTTCTGGAGTTAGTAGCTACGCTCAATGGAGAGTGTGGGATGGCGAGGGCAGATGTGGCCGGAacattcctattgggactggaCTCTGCACAAGGCAAGGAAACCATCTACATGGAACATTCCTATTGGGATTGTACTCTGCACAAGGCAAAGAAACTATCTACATGGAACCTTTCCTACCAAGACTCTACTCGCATATCCGCTTCCATTCAGGACTCCTATAAATATTCACCTTCATTTTAGGGATCTTCTATTAAGAATCAAACTTCTCCACCGTCTATCTTATAAGTCAGGAGGTAAACCACAAGGTACATGAAATTCAATGGCACGCACAAATTTCCCCAAGTTATTGCTCTTTCAACATCCCAACTGTTGCATTGAGTTttgacttaagcatcagagagtcTTCCTAGGTGTCCACTCCGGTCCTTTGTGTTGTTCACATTTTGGTCTACTGTGTGCAAATCTCCGCGTTGGTGTAGATTTCAACAGCAACAATTACTAGAAAGTTTCTCCAGTTCTTTGCTAATATGGGCTAAATtcctgaaaataaaaaaatacccaGAAAATATCATACCTCTTATGAAGCAGAGACATGGAAGCATGCATATGAATATTGAAAATATACTGGATTAATCATTCGAATTAGAAATGTGAAATCATTCTTAAGAGTGTTATTTACCCTAAAGTGGAGAAAGTCATAAAATAAGGAGTCATGCTAGCAGTTTAGACATACATATATTCCAATCTATTATCATTAACGTCCATTTCCTTGAGAAGTAAGGCAGAAACAGAGATAGTTGGTTTTTTTTGCTGGAATTAGTCAAGCTCAAAAGGACCATCTCCCGATTTCCGAGCTATGGTACCTTAACAAAGATGCTCCTAGGATGATGCTGACTCCTTCTATGGAATCCTGGCCATCACATTTCTTGCCCACCCTACTTAATATTTTGCCCAACATTTTGGCTTTGACTATGTTACATTATCCTGATGATCTGTTGGTTTTAATCATGCAGCATTTAGCTTTATGCATTCTCCTTGAAAAACAATCTGTATTAAATACTCTAATGTAAatcttttttaattaatttaagtttccttttctttccaaaaaaaaatttccattttttgaaaTCTACAAATTAGAAATTCCAAACATGTTAGAATCTAGGACACAGCACGATGGCCAATAGACTAGCTGCATATGAGCAAAAATTAGTAGGCAAAGTCTCATGATAAGCCATACATAAAATTTAATGTAGGGAcatttaaataaaatgaaaaagaaaatcaacagTCTTTTAAGCATTTCTGCATAGAACACTATTGGTTAGATTAGTTAGAACCACAAAGCGAAATCAAATGCAAATTTTAATTGCTCTTATTAATTAGAGGTCATGAAAGAAGCAAACCCAAGGAATTAAATTCTAATCCTATAGCTAAAGCTAGTTCAGAACCAGTCAAATTCAGCACCATAAGTATCTTCAATAGTAAACATGGACTCCCTCTCAAGTCCACTATACTCTACAGTTCTAGAAGCTAGTTGTTTCTCAAGATCACTTGTAACCTTCTTAGACTCTTTAGCTTGCCCCTTGTGCATTTTGGTAGCCTCTCCAAACTCACCCACCTCTATCTCTCCAATAATAATCTTTCTAGTGTTTTACGTCCCTTAAGTAAATTAAGCAACCTTCACTTGTTACGCCTCCATACCAATGAAATCAGTGGTAAGATTCTTTAGAAATCGGGAGTATGACAAATCTGGTTAAATTATCAATGGGTTGGAATAAATTCACTGGTAAGATCCCCTCTATCGTTGCTAATTTAAGCAACCGTGAATATCTATACCTCCATGACAATGAACTTAGTGGTTCAATACCTTCTGGAATTGCAGATATGGAAAATCTAATTGACTTAGAGCTAGAGCACAACAACCTCAGCGGTCCAATCCCTCATTCTCTGGCTAATCTAAATAAACTAGAGAATCTCTATTTGTACGAGAATTAATTATCTGGTCCAGTGCCTTCATAAATTGGAGATCTGGAAAATCTTGTTGACTTGGAGCTTTCTCACAACAAACTCAGTGGTCCAATCTCTAATTCTCTGGATAATTTAAGTAAACTAGAGTGCTCTATTTGTTTGAGAATCAATAACCTAGTTTAGTGCTTTCAGAAATTGGAGATTGAAATATGGTTTACTTGGTGCTACCTCAAAATAAACTCAATGGTCTGATCCCTTATTCTCTGGATAATTTAAGTAGACTAGAGAAGCTTTTTTTGTTTGACAACCAATTATCTGGTCTAATGCCTTAAAAATTTGGAGATATTGAAAATCTCTTTTACTTGTAACTAAATCACAACAATCTCAACAGTCAATCAAGTTTTGAAGAGATCTTATGCAGCCTCCCGTTCTTCATCCTGAGTATACTCTTTCTTGTGGAAGAAAAAATAATCATGAATCACGTGACTGCAAGAACCCTTCTTTATAATACTTATAGTactctcccaaaaccctaacacacTTCCACAATGGGTTTAGGCTAACGCATCTTAATAACCGGGTGACACGCTTGAACTAACACATGTATTAGGATTCTCATCTAAAGACCGGACCCAGTAATTAATTAAACCcattaatttcaattttgaaaattcttacaatctcccacttgggctagattGATTATAGAGTCCATATCCATCGATGTGGCCATGGAATCCCTCTGCATCTATATGTCACTACACTTTGATTTATTCAACAAATCATATCATGTTGAACAACAGTAGAAGATACACATTAGTATACAACATACAACTTTCTGTCATTAAGAACAGGGCACACTTGTCAAATAAGCCACTTTGAGATATATAATCATGAAGTTAAAACTTCATATAGGTCCTATACCTGATTGTGAAATCGAGGTGCCTTAAAATAACCTTATAGGCATACACTTTGATATTAACGGCAAACCGCCATAACCTTGGGTTAATATCGAACTTTGGCAGACCACCTTGTAACTTTGGCTAAATACCGCCATATaatatattagaaaaaaaaaatttgaattcaatTAACAACATATGTGCTAAATCCAAGGAAAACAATATGTGCAAATAATTATGCTCATATAAATGTTCAACATGataaatagaaaaggaaaaatacaggACTCCCACTAAGCAAGCATGTCATAAGACTCGATAATACCCATACAAAGAAATGTGTTTCTTGAACACTCTCATTGGCAAAGCCTTTGTTAAAGGATCTACCAACATGTTGTCAGTCACAATGTACTCCACAATAATCTATCTTTCGTTGACCTTTTCTCTTACCACAAGATACTTGATCTCAATGTGCTTGGAACCGCCACACTTCTTGTTGTtcttggagaagaaaacaacaGAGATATTATCACAATATATCATTGTGGGTCTGACAATTGAATCTACAACTTTCAACTTTGAGATGAAATCCCTGAGCCAAATAACCTGCTTGGTAGTCTCAAAGAGGGCTACAAACTTTGTTTGCATGGTTGAAGATGCCAAGATAGACTGCTTTGCACTCTTTCAAGAAATGGCACCACTTGCCTTCTTGAAAATGTATCTAGAAGTGGATGTCTTGTCATCAGTGCAACCTCCATAATCAGCATCAGAATACCCAACAACCTCAAGAGTGTCACTCCTACTTAATACAAGCATATGATCCTTGGTCTTCTGCAAATATCTCATGACCTTCTTTGCTGCTGTCGAATGTGCTAACTAACCTAACATTAGACTGAAATCGCCCTAGAACACTGATTGCAAAGGCTATATCTGGGCAAGTACAAACCTGTGCATACATCAAGCTCCCTACCGGAGAAGCATAGGACTTGTCAGCCATCGAACTCTTCTTAACATCATTTCTAGGGCATTTTTGCTTGTTTAGTCTGTCCCTTTTGCTGATTGGTATATCACCAACTGAACAAGTAAACATGTTGAACCGCTTGAGGACCCGTTCAATGTAAGCTTTCTGTGACAGCTCTAGAAATCTATATTTTCTATCGTGCTCGATCTCAACACCAAGAATAAAACTGGCCtccacccatgtccttcatttCAAAACTTGTAGACATGAAACGTTTTTTCACAAGTAACAATGCCATGTTACTGTTTACTAGtaaaatgtcatcaacatatagcACCAGAATGATAAATTTACTTCCACTGACCTTCAGATATATGCAATGATCCACATGATTTTCAGAAAACCTAAATGACACAATCACCTCATGAAATTTAAGGTACCTCTGTTTGAggcttgtttcaaaccatatatGAACTTGTTCAGCTTGCAAAATTTTCTCTCACTTCCTGCTTAGGCTGGATCATATAAACATCTTCAACAAGATTTTCATTCAAGAAGGCAGTTTTGACATTCATCTGGTGCAACTCTAGGTCAGAATGAGCTACAAGTTCCATGATGACCCTAGAAGAATCTTTTATACAGACTATGGAAAAGGTTTCATTGAAATCAACGAATTCCTTCTGTGTAAAACCCTTTGCTACCAACCTGGCCTTGTAGCGTTCAACTTTACCTTGAGAATCAATCTTAGTTTTGTACACCCATTTGGAGCCTATGGATGCACAACCCTCTAGAAGATCAAACAAATCTCAAACCTTGTTATTATTCATAGACAATAACTCGTCTTGCATAGCCTCCAACTATTTCTGAGAATTCGAACTATTGATAGCTTACTGGAAACTGGTTGGATCCTCCTCTTGCCCAATATCAAAATCACCTTTTGTCAGGTATAGTATATAATCAGATCCAATAGCAGGCCTACGGGGTCTATTAGACCTTTTCAAATCCTCCTATGGCTGAACTGGATCAATAGGGTCAATAGGTGCTACTGGCTCAACAATCATCTCATCAGCTAGTTCAGGTACTATATCATCAACAGGTGAAATATCAACAACAGTAGCAGGTAGCTGAAAGTTGATACTGGGCACTACATCAAAAACAATAATGCGGTCTTCATCAAACTCCAGATCACGAGGCTTATGAAGCTCATCACCATTCTTAATAAACTTGGCATGACTGGTTTCCACAATTATATTTATCGAACTAGAGCAATAGAATTTGTAACCCTTAGATCTCTCAGGATACCCCATAAAGAAGCAGCTAATTGTCCTAGAGTCCAACAGCTTCTCACATAGGTTTTATAACCTTGCTTCAGCTTTACAACCTCAGACATGCAAGTGGTTGGGACTATGTTTTATGCCAGTCCAAAGTTCAAAAGGGGTCTTTGGAACTGACTTATTGGGCACTCTGTTTAGAATGTAAATTGTTGTCTTGATTGCTTCCCCCATAGAGACTCTGGAAGACTGGTGTTACTAATCATGTTTCTCATCATGTCTTTCAGAGTGTGATTCCTCCTTTTTGCTACGTCATTCTGTTGTGGTGTACCTGGCATAGAATATTGTGCAATAATGTTGTGTTCCTATAAGTATTTGGCAAAGGGTCCAAGAAGTTGGGATGAATCTCCATGCTTGCCATAATACTCTCCTTCTCTGTCAGACCTCACCATCTTAATTTTCTTTGACAAAATATTTTCAACTTCTGTTTTGTAAATCATGAAGGCATCCAAAGAATTTGACTTCTCATAAATGAGATAGAGGTACCCATAATATgagaaatcatcaataaatgtaataAAATACCATACGACCACTTAGTGTTGGAGTAGGAAATGGGTGACTAATGTCGTGTGTGTATCAACTTAAGCAAATCATTACTACTAGCTGCCTTCATCTTCCTggttttggtcatctttcccttcaTGCAGTCTACACAATCATGCAAATCTTAAAAATCCAATGGTCTAAGAATCTCATCTCTGACCAACCTCTTCATCCTTTGTACCGATATATGACCCAAACGTCTATGCCATAACATAGAAGAACACTCATCAAGCATGGAACTCTTAGAGCCAATATTTAAAACTAATTGAGAGTCACTATTCAATTTATAAAGCCCATCAACAAGACTACCATCCATTGCCAATCACAACAGAATAATGTAATAAATTGAAGCAATCtctattaaaattaaaaaagtatCCAACTCTTGAAAGtttagaaacaaaaatcaaaattttcctcaTGGAGGGAGCAAACACAATgtcttctaaataaaaaaataagtcaTTCAAATAAATTCTAACTACTCCTATAGCATCAACAACGACCTCCACTCTATTCCCTCCGAACACTGCCACCTCATCCTTATTTGGTATCTTCCTTTTGATGAACCCCTGCAAGGAATGAGTGATATGAATAGAGGAGCTAGAATCAATCCACCATGAATCCATAGGAGCATCAATATTAAATATTCAAAATAAACAAGAGACAATTGAGTACAGAATCCTTCTTACTGCCAACCAAGACTGCTGCTCTACAATTCTTCTTCATGTGCCCCTTTTTATGATACCAGAAACACTCCAAGCTGCCCATATCCTTTTGTCCTCCATTAGGGTGATCCTCTGAGGTGCTTAGTCTCTGTTTGACTTGTCATAAGTAAGGATGTCAAACGGTGCAGTTCTGGTTCGGTGCATATTTtgcaaggtagaaatcaaaaccgcacCGGATAAGAATCACCCAAAGTCATAATCGTTTTATATGTGGTACGGTTTTAgtggtttctattcggttttctTTATTCAGTTTACATGCGGTTCGTAATACCGGTGTCACCTTTGTaccctttaatttattttctatatcCATGTTGTGTGGGAgaaattatattgtttcataCACATCTAACTCTAGCTAATTATGACACCCTTAGTCACAAGGCCTGAACCTGCCTTTCTTTgcaaacctcttcttgtttctgcAGGGTCCAACAGCCTTATGAATAGTAGCATTTGCACTCTCAATTTTCTTCTTGTCCTTTCTGTTATTCTCTTCCTGTGTGCAAATGGAGATAAGTTCTTTCATGGTCCACTTTTTCCCCCAAAGTATTATAGGTGGTCTTCAGGGTCTCATACTGCTCTAGAGGGATTTGAGAGTAAGGTGGATCAGAAAGTCATTGTCCAAACTAGTCCCAAGATCCTTTAATTTCTTTGCAATGGAAGCTATTTCAAGTATTTATTCCCTCACACTTCCATTGCCATCAAACCTTGCTGAGAGAAGGTAATTCATCAATTCTCTTTTCTCAGCTTTTTGGGAAACCTCAAATACCTTAATGGCAACCAAATATTTTGTGGCAGTGTCCATATTCTCCACACTATCCTTCATAGTCTCAGGGATGGACCTTTTCATCAATATCATACATTTCTTATTagctgttttcctttttttttttttttcagcttcTGTTTTTCCTCTGTAGTGCTAGTAGCAATAACTATGGGCTTAGTCTCTCTAATAGCTAAGTCCAACTCCATCAAACAAAGGGCCACATCTAGGTCCTCTTTCGATTTCTTGTAGTTGTCCCCAGATAGGACATGAACAATGGAGAGAATGTTACCCTGAATAGACATCCTGGAGACAGTATAACCAAGATAAATACATGCATAAAGACTATGGGAGCATAACTTGGGTACGATATAAACATACCAAATTCCACGGGGTAATACCCTCACTAGAGTTTCGTATTATACCCAATACACTACTAAAATTTTGACCGCATCAATGGCCCAGGAGACACAACCCCTACTTTACACAGCTACGACTGTGAGGGTACTACAACACCCAACTTTAGACACAACAATTGTCAAGGATCTATACCCCTAATTTATCCAGCACAAGTCCAAGAGGGCACTACAATGCCAGGCTTTATGTAGCTACAACTACAAGGGAGCTACAACGCCTAGTGCTGTTTAAATGCAATTGGACAACTTAGTAAACGAATTTGGGCTTATAAAATGCCTAACAAATGTTCCCTTTCTAGTCTATGTATTCAACAGTCTAAACCTAGAACTAGCATATGAATATGGATACATAGAATACAAATGACAAAGCCAAGATTTAATGCTTATAACCCCTCTTATTTTGTTCCTAGTATCTAGAGAAGCTCTGAATAGGTGAGCTTCACAAGAGATGCACTTGTAGTGGaagtctcttcttctctcttcttgtgTAGGCTTATGGAGGCTCGCAAGGTCTTCAACAATGGAGTTGCAGAGGGCAGAGTAGGGGGTGGGCATAGGGCGACCATAGACTACTAGGGGGAATACAAGAGGAGAGGGGAGGGTACTAGGGATAATCTAGGGATTTTAAAATACcaagggaggaggagagagatggaacTTATATTTTATGGGgaattagaaaagaagtttaggAGGATAGGGGACTTTGAGTAAATTTAGGTTGAATAAAGAGAAGTGATAGTAATGAATTGAGATCCTCTACACTTACGTTCACATGTACATTTTAGGTATCAACACCTGCCCCTTTATTGCCATTCAAAGGGAGAAGAGTATTTATTAAAACAAAACGGAGGCACATGAATCAGAGTACGTCCGGTTCAACTCCTCGTACGAGGAGGGAGTTGCTTCTCGTTGTACGTTGGTTACCTGCCATATGTACACCACAAAACAAATACTTGTTCTTccgtttttcttctttatgaattttttttatttattaattttcctATTGTTGTTTCGTGCATAATTGGAAAACCAGATTTTCTGACCCGACTCATCTTTTAGAAAACCTAGTGACTCGGCTTGGCAGCTTTCTTTTTCCTAGCAAAAAGTGCAGCAACCTCTAAAACCTCTGAGAAGTGGAATGATTCGCCAATCTTCATTGCTCACTCGGTTAGTTGGGAAGCTTCAAGCAGACCATACTACCGATTCTGCTAATGTATGGTGTTTTTTGCTTCTGGTTGAGCTTTTGAGCCTCAACATCTGATCTATCTCTTGTACATATTTTCACTATTTTAATATACTTGCTaaccttttagcaaaaaaagtgttagaaaaagggaagttctttttgttttggtaaaga encodes:
- the LOC122672403 gene encoding pentatricopeptide repeat-containing protein At1g09820; its protein translation is MSFPFRCRSIVRASVLNHRPPRRFSYSYLSDKSLDSDGFNQSWVSELVRKQHWRDLRSLVKETNPNRFLQLLFESEAEPEIVISYFRWSEKEFRLSYCLDYCCRLLHLLANAKKYGEIRSLLNSFVKSERHSNVSFFHMIAVLSNGFRSNSMIIVDMLILAYVKNSKLNSALEAFQRAWDYDFRLSILSCNPLLNALIKEHKVATVETMFKEMIRRRITPNSITFNTLINGLCKTGKLQKARDLVEDMKCWGCSPSVITYNTLINGYCKTGRVGKMYKADALLKEMVSSKICPNETTFNILIDGYCKDENMSAAMKLFEEMKRQDLKPNVITYNSIINGLCNEGKLDEALSLQNEMMGLNLKSSIVTYNSLINGFSKKRMFTEAKVLFSSITDQGLFPNAITFNTLIDAYCKFGEMEEAIRLRDLMLEREVQPNVSTYNCLIAGFCGEQNMEGASKLLDEMADKGVPADLVTYNILIGALCRERESRKAVKLLHEMFDMGVRPSHVTYNTLMDGFCREGNLKAALNLRTQMEKVGMRANVVTYNVLIRGLCQRDKLEEANGLLNEMLEKGLIPNRVTYEIVREEMMDKGFVPDIEGHLCSDAS